The following coding sequences are from one Hymenobacter sp. DG25A window:
- the folB gene encoding dihydroneopterin aldolase, producing MGQIALEGMEFFAFHGYYDEEQKIGNKYGVDLYIRTDLYAAGTSDKLHETVNYEVLYRMVREEMQAPARLLEHLGHRVIDRVLEEFPHVLSVKVKVAKFNPPLGGICRRAQITLVRKRAGQR from the coding sequence ATGGGCCAGATTGCACTGGAAGGCATGGAGTTTTTCGCGTTTCACGGCTACTATGACGAGGAGCAGAAAATCGGCAATAAGTATGGGGTAGACCTGTACATCCGGACGGATCTGTACGCCGCCGGAACCTCAGATAAGCTGCACGAGACGGTGAACTACGAAGTGCTCTACCGTATGGTGCGTGAGGAAATGCAGGCGCCAGCGCGGCTGCTGGAGCACCTGGGGCACCGGGTAATAGACCGGGTGCTGGAAGAGTTTCCCCACGTGCTGTCCGTGAAAGTGAAGGTAGCCAAGTTTAACCCGCCGCTAGGCGGCATCTGCCGGCGTGCCCAGATTACGCTGGTGCGCAAACGGGCCGGGCAACGCTAG
- a CDS encoding GIY-YIG nuclease family protein: protein MRYFIYILTNQNRSTLYIGVTNDLKRRVYEHMTGLHQGFTKKYNLHQLVYFEDYTDARLAIDREKQLKGGSRQKKLDLINSFNPDWRDLYEDLT from the coding sequence TTGCGCTACTTTATTTATATTCTTACAAATCAGAATAGAAGCACTTTATACATTGGTGTAACCAATGACTTAAAACGCCGGGTATACGAGCATATGACTGGCTTGCACCAAGGTTTTACCAAGAAATACAATCTGCACCAGCTCGTATATTTTGAGGATTACACTGATGCGCGCCTTGCCATTGACAGAGAAAAACAATTAAAAGGAGGCTCCCGGCAAAAGAAGCTGGACCTTATAAATAGCTTTAATCCGGACTGGCGGGATTTGTATGAGGATCTGACTTAA
- a CDS encoding redoxin domain-containing protein produces the protein MSFRRISLALAAALLFGVVAVGTVRAQSTGGTVADFTLKNAANADVKLSSYASSKAVVVVFISQSCPFSKLYQDRLSKLATTYGSKGVEFLFIDTPINLEASAAEGETEKLKIKSGSANNLTYLRDDSQKVSSLLGATKTPEVVVLQPSSNGFVVRYKGAIDDNPQMEAYVKENYLGTVLANLTAGRPAGVAYQRAAGCLIKKN, from the coding sequence ATGTCTTTCCGCCGTATTTCTCTGGCTCTGGCCGCTGCCCTCTTGTTTGGAGTGGTGGCCGTGGGCACCGTTCGGGCCCAGTCTACGGGCGGTACCGTCGCCGACTTCACCCTGAAGAATGCCGCCAACGCCGACGTGAAGCTCAGCAGCTATGCTAGCAGTAAAGCCGTGGTGGTAGTGTTCATCAGCCAAAGCTGCCCCTTCTCCAAGCTCTACCAGGACCGCCTGAGCAAGCTGGCTACCACCTACGGCAGCAAGGGCGTAGAATTCCTGTTTATTGATACGCCCATTAACCTGGAAGCCAGCGCGGCCGAAGGGGAAACCGAAAAGCTCAAAATCAAATCGGGCAGCGCCAATAACCTTACCTATCTGCGAGACGACAGCCAGAAGGTGAGCAGCCTGCTGGGCGCCACCAAAACGCCCGAGGTTGTAGTGCTGCAACCCAGCAGCAATGGCTTTGTGGTGCGCTACAAAGGCGCCATCGACGATAACCCGCAGATGGAGGCCTATGTAAAAGAAAACTACCTGGGTACGGTGCTGGCCAACCTCACGGCCGGCCGCCCCGCCGGCGTGGCCTACCAGCGGGCCGCCGGGTGTCTGATCAAGAAAAACTAA
- a CDS encoding M56 family metallopeptidase, with protein sequence MNWLETFLTPALVRALGWTLVHSLWQGAVVALSLAGLLLLLRRHSAQIRYGAAAVALVAMLALGMVTFGRYYYAEQAAQAQPQSLPFRSLPASLSGAQVILASVNANTSAEAALAAPLTEEEASVSMAQSWLEYFDRNLPILVTIWLLGLLAMTLRMLGGLAYVQRLRHYRVRPLSEEWQARLAELASRAGVTQSVSILESALVRVPLVVGHLRPVILLPLGTVTGLSQNYLEAILAHELAHIARRDYLMNLLQSVAEILFFYHPAVWFITATLRNERENCCDDAATALVGGNPMTLARALTALAERCLQPHAAPRLALSAVGTDGSLLGRVRRLVQGRSAPTFTEGFMAACVVLTGIVLLTTAVAMAGPRPAEKTHLLKETLAGVTVYGQDTAKALVKTKADSSAASTLSTDTKVPAIVEREVEEVSEMAVAAQDDEPGKVKFKNKKDKDKARKGKNVEQVVVVEQGGRGRRNAPGTVVIQKDKKGRVTDVIVDGQQVVSSGKAKKGEKIEKRVEVIRVRPNGMVFRNDFDEQSFNRNFNQAFPFGGNAGRRTIVVPGPAERIRIREQARRAAQQGARVQRELRLSGNEGDFEFEFDGPDTDELSRNALEDAERGLRKAEAEATTDEEREHIREALNELREQRADSRERQQEIVERRNEQRDQGREADELRREADRLRREADRLQREADRNSRTANDDSRQLTDELLKDGLISSSRNYTFDLTTKALTVNGKKQSEKMRQKYAKMYAERNGRPLTSTSHWRSEENRTTARNVPRPPQPPRAPQAPRAPRMGSGSNLAPPPPPPGAPAMPPPPPAPPRLNTDKIRAELRKDGLLDANKKGFQLQLTGDELKVNGKTQSAEMARKYRRLLNIPEDGKNSNNTVQISITD encoded by the coding sequence ATGAACTGGCTCGAAACCTTTTTAACCCCCGCGCTGGTGCGAGCCTTAGGCTGGACGCTGGTGCATTCTCTGTGGCAGGGCGCGGTAGTGGCCCTGTCGCTGGCCGGTTTGCTGCTGCTGTTGCGCCGGCATAGTGCCCAAATCCGCTACGGGGCCGCTGCAGTAGCCCTGGTGGCTATGCTAGCGCTGGGCATGGTCACGTTTGGCCGCTACTACTACGCGGAGCAGGCGGCCCAGGCGCAGCCTCAGTCGCTACCGTTCCGCTCGTTGCCGGCGTCGCTGTCGGGGGCGCAGGTCATTCTGGCCTCGGTGAATGCTAATACTTCGGCAGAAGCCGCGCTGGCGGCCCCGCTGACAGAAGAAGAAGCATCGGTATCTATGGCCCAGTCCTGGCTGGAGTATTTCGACCGCAACCTGCCTATTCTTGTCACCATTTGGCTGTTGGGCCTGCTGGCCATGACTTTGCGCATGCTGGGTGGCTTGGCCTACGTGCAGCGCCTGCGGCATTATCGGGTGCGCCCTCTCAGCGAGGAGTGGCAGGCCCGCCTGGCCGAGCTGGCCTCTAGGGCCGGTGTTACGCAGTCGGTCAGTATTCTGGAGTCGGCGCTGGTGCGCGTGCCGTTGGTGGTAGGGCATTTGCGACCCGTGATACTGCTGCCGCTGGGCACCGTAACCGGCCTCAGCCAAAACTACCTGGAGGCCATTCTGGCCCACGAGCTGGCTCATATTGCCCGCCGCGACTACCTCATGAACCTGCTGCAGTCGGTAGCGGAAATTCTGTTCTTCTACCACCCAGCGGTGTGGTTTATTACCGCCACGCTGCGCAATGAGCGGGAAAACTGCTGCGATGATGCCGCTACCGCCCTGGTAGGGGGAAACCCTATGACCCTGGCCCGCGCCCTGACGGCGCTGGCTGAGCGCTGCCTGCAGCCGCACGCCGCCCCGCGCCTGGCCCTGTCGGCGGTGGGTACGGATGGGTCTTTGCTGGGCCGTGTGCGCCGCCTAGTGCAGGGCCGCAGCGCCCCTACTTTCACGGAAGGCTTTATGGCGGCCTGCGTGGTGCTCACGGGCATTGTGCTGCTGACCACGGCCGTGGCCATGGCCGGCCCACGGCCGGCTGAGAAAACGCATCTGCTAAAGGAAACCCTGGCCGGCGTAACCGTATATGGGCAGGATACCGCGAAGGCTTTAGTCAAAACCAAGGCTGATTCCAGCGCCGCCTCCACCCTGAGCACTGATACTAAAGTGCCGGCCATAGTAGAGCGCGAGGTAGAAGAAGTGTCCGAAATGGCGGTGGCGGCTCAGGATGATGAGCCGGGCAAGGTCAAATTCAAGAACAAGAAAGACAAAGACAAAGCCCGCAAAGGCAAAAACGTTGAGCAGGTTGTGGTAGTGGAGCAAGGCGGCCGCGGCCGCCGCAACGCCCCTGGCACGGTGGTTATTCAGAAGGATAAAAAAGGCCGCGTAACGGACGTAATAGTAGATGGCCAGCAGGTGGTATCCAGCGGCAAAGCCAAAAAAGGGGAGAAAATTGAAAAGCGGGTTGAAGTTATTCGGGTGCGGCCCAACGGCATGGTATTCCGGAATGACTTTGATGAGCAGAGCTTCAACCGCAACTTCAACCAGGCCTTTCCCTTTGGTGGGAATGCCGGCCGCCGCACTATTGTGGTGCCCGGCCCGGCCGAACGGATCCGCATCCGGGAGCAGGCTCGCCGAGCTGCTCAGCAGGGCGCACGGGTGCAGCGCGAGCTACGCCTGAGTGGCAACGAGGGCGACTTTGAATTTGAGTTCGACGGCCCCGATACGGATGAGCTGAGCCGAAACGCGCTGGAAGATGCGGAGCGCGGTCTGCGCAAAGCAGAAGCGGAAGCTACCACCGATGAGGAGCGGGAGCATATTCGGGAAGCGCTGAATGAGCTGCGCGAGCAGCGAGCTGATAGCCGGGAGCGGCAGCAGGAAATAGTGGAACGCCGCAATGAGCAGCGCGACCAGGGGCGGGAAGCCGACGAGCTGCGCCGCGAAGCGGACCGCCTCCGCCGGGAAGCCGACCGCCTGCAGCGCGAAGCGGACCGCAACTCCCGCACCGCCAACGATGACAGCCGCCAGCTGACTGATGAGCTGCTGAAAGACGGACTGATTTCCAGCTCCCGCAACTATACTTTCGATCTGACTACTAAAGCCCTCACCGTGAATGGCAAGAAGCAGTCGGAAAAGATGCGTCAGAAATATGCCAAGATGTATGCGGAGCGCAATGGCCGCCCCCTGACCAGCACCAGCCACTGGCGCTCAGAGGAAAACCGCACCACGGCCCGCAATGTACCCCGGCCGCCCCAACCACCGCGGGCGCCGCAGGCACCGCGCGCCCCACGCATGGGCAGCGGCAGCAATCTGGCCCCGCCACCGCCGCCTCCCGGGGCACCGGCCATGCCCCCGCCACCTCCTGCGCCACCCCGCCTGAACACCGATAAAATTCGGGCCGAGCTGCGCAAAGACGGGCTGCTGGATGCCAACAAGAAAGGCTTCCAGCTGCAGCTGACCGGCGACGAGCTGAAAGTGAACGGCAAAACCCAGTCGGCGGAAATGGCCCGCAAATACCGCCGCCTGCTGAATATTCCCGAAGACGGTAAAAACTCGAACAATACAGTGCAAATATCTATCACTGATTAA
- a CDS encoding BlaI/MecI/CopY family transcriptional regulator has product MSKSPPPKPTESELEILQVLWQHGPSTVRFVNDDLSQHREIGYTTTLKLLQLMLDKGLVQRDDATKTHVYRAAVRQEETQGLLLDRFVEATFGGSALKLVMQALGNRRTSREELDQIRTLLDEIENTKGEAQ; this is encoded by the coding sequence ATGAGTAAATCCCCGCCCCCCAAGCCTACCGAATCGGAGTTGGAAATTCTGCAGGTGCTGTGGCAGCACGGCCCCAGCACCGTGCGGTTTGTGAACGACGACCTCAGCCAACACCGGGAAATAGGCTACACCACCACCCTGAAGCTGTTGCAGCTGATGCTGGACAAAGGCCTAGTGCAGCGCGATGATGCCACCAAGACCCACGTGTACCGCGCCGCCGTGCGCCAGGAAGAAACCCAGGGGCTGCTGCTGGACCGTTTCGTGGAAGCCACCTTCGGCGGCTCGGCCCTGAAGCTGGTAATGCAGGCCCTCGGCAACCGCCGCACCTCCCGCGAAGAGCTGGACCAGATCCGGACGCTACTGGACGAAATCGAAAACACTAAAGGCGAAGCACAATGA
- a CDS encoding WD40 repeat domain-containing protein, giving the protein MSTLFRPQAEKLATLTGHRDCVYALAGAPDSTSVYSAGTDGFVVEWDLENPERDGELVARVENSVYALKYLPERGLLLIGHNFQGVQAIDLKARQLIFATALPPAAIFDIAYSESRQRVYVALGNGTLAVLHAADLSLEHLVPLSHKSLRCLILHEERQELAIGGSDHLVHILDLETLTPKQVIPGATSSVFSVCYSPDGRYLLTAGRDAHLRVWDVAAGYTEHLSVVAHLFAINHVIYSPDGRYVATCSMDKSIKLWDATGFRLLRVLDRARHAGHGTSVNKLFWSAHRNRLVSCSDDRTLAVWQVSE; this is encoded by the coding sequence ATGTCCACGCTTTTTAGACCGCAGGCCGAGAAACTAGCCACCCTCACCGGGCACCGCGACTGTGTGTATGCGCTGGCCGGCGCTCCTGATTCCACCTCCGTCTACTCCGCCGGTACCGATGGATTTGTGGTGGAATGGGACCTGGAAAACCCGGAGCGCGACGGGGAATTGGTGGCCCGGGTAGAAAACTCGGTATACGCCCTGAAATATCTTCCCGAGCGCGGCCTGCTCCTCATCGGCCACAACTTTCAGGGCGTGCAGGCCATTGATCTGAAAGCCCGCCAGCTGATCTTTGCCACTGCGCTGCCCCCGGCCGCCATTTTTGATATTGCTTATTCGGAATCCCGGCAGCGGGTGTACGTGGCCCTGGGCAACGGTACCCTGGCCGTGCTGCATGCCGCCGACTTAAGCCTGGAGCACCTGGTTCCGCTCTCCCACAAAAGCCTGCGCTGCCTGATCCTGCACGAAGAGCGCCAGGAGCTGGCCATAGGCGGCTCCGACCACCTGGTGCACATCCTCGATCTGGAAACTCTAACGCCAAAACAGGTGATTCCCGGCGCTACCAGCTCCGTGTTCAGCGTTTGCTACTCCCCCGATGGCCGCTACCTGCTCACGGCTGGCCGCGATGCGCACCTGCGCGTGTGGGATGTGGCCGCGGGCTACACCGAGCACCTGAGTGTAGTGGCCCATCTGTTCGCCATCAACCACGTTATCTATAGCCCCGACGGGCGCTATGTAGCCACCTGCAGCATGGATAAATCCATTAAGCTCTGGGATGCCACCGGCTTCCGGCTGCTGCGTGTGCTGGACCGGGCCCGGCACGCCGGCCATGGCACTTCCGTGAACAAGTTATTTTGGTCAGCCCATCGAAATAGGCTAGTTTCGTGTAGCGACGACCGTACCCTGGCCGTATGGCAGGTGAGTGAATAA
- a CDS encoding transglutaminase-like domain-containing protein: MTNKEIKALISLLDDPEIAPDIQAKIQTLGESIVPFLEESWEETLDPAQQQRIEDLIHHLQFEGLQQRLRVWRDSGGENLLEGMWLLNSYQYPDADLQALNRAIEQLRFEAWTMMKPNLHPADQVQVLNYVLFKTHKFAANTQNFHSPANSMLHLVLETRRGNPLTLCVIYLLVAQRLHLPVYGVNLPNLFVLTFQPTLPTIEPFYINCYNRGLILSRTDIEHYIAQLNLTANDMFFEPCSHIDIVRRALRNLAVSFEKMQEPRKAGEVSQLLAILMEEDKQSIDSEPEEEGEQE, translated from the coding sequence TTGACAAACAAAGAAATAAAAGCGCTTATCTCCCTGCTCGACGACCCGGAAATTGCGCCCGATATTCAGGCCAAGATCCAGACCCTGGGGGAGAGTATAGTCCCGTTTCTGGAAGAATCGTGGGAGGAGACTCTGGACCCGGCGCAGCAGCAGCGGATCGAGGACCTGATTCACCACCTGCAGTTTGAGGGCTTGCAGCAGCGCCTGCGGGTGTGGCGCGACTCCGGTGGCGAAAACCTGCTGGAAGGTATGTGGCTGCTCAACAGCTACCAGTATCCCGATGCCGACCTGCAGGCCCTGAACCGGGCCATTGAGCAGCTGCGCTTTGAGGCCTGGACCATGATGAAGCCCAACCTGCACCCCGCCGATCAGGTGCAGGTGCTAAATTATGTGCTCTTCAAAACCCACAAATTCGCGGCCAATACCCAGAACTTTCACTCGCCGGCCAACTCCATGCTGCATCTGGTGCTGGAAACCCGGCGCGGCAATCCGCTTACGCTGTGCGTTATCTACCTGCTGGTGGCCCAGCGGCTGCACCTGCCGGTATATGGCGTAAACCTGCCCAACCTGTTTGTGCTCACTTTTCAGCCCACGCTGCCTACCATTGAGCCTTTCTACATCAACTGCTATAACCGCGGCCTGATTCTGTCTCGCACCGATATTGAGCACTACATTGCCCAGCTCAACCTCACGGCCAATGACATGTTCTTCGAGCCCTGCTCGCACATTGATATTGTGCGCCGGGCATTACGGAACTTGGCCGTAAGCTTTGAAAAGATGCAGGAGCCGCGCAAAGCCGGCGAAGTAAGCCAGCTGCTGGCTATCCTGATGGAAGAAGACAAGCAGTCTATCGACTCAGAACCCGAAGAAGAAGGAGAGCAGGAGTAA
- a CDS encoding 4'-phosphopantetheinyl transferase superfamily protein — MPLHSLEHVADHTLLGLWHLTEPAEQLWEALPQAAPYEPLLPAGRDAARAQQWLAGRVLAHQLLAEFSLAPSMVLLNDANGRPFFPERPELAVSLSHSGEWVAALLSTRGRVGTDVELVRPKAQQLASRFLSETERADAGDDVVKHSLYWSAKETLYKLHSRRALVFKEHIQLNPFRLREAGVLTGHLLTENSRSQHQIHYQRLSSSYVLTYTLDASPLS; from the coding sequence ATGCCGCTACACTCCCTTGAACACGTTGCCGACCACACCCTGCTGGGCCTGTGGCACCTCACGGAGCCAGCGGAGCAGTTATGGGAAGCCCTTCCCCAGGCAGCGCCTTATGAGCCGCTCTTACCGGCGGGCCGGGATGCTGCCCGCGCCCAGCAATGGCTGGCGGGCCGGGTGCTGGCCCACCAGCTGCTCGCTGAATTTTCTTTGGCCCCTTCTATGGTGCTGCTGAACGATGCCAACGGGCGCCCTTTCTTCCCGGAACGGCCCGAATTGGCAGTTTCACTCTCGCACTCTGGCGAGTGGGTGGCCGCTTTGCTTTCTACCCGGGGGCGCGTTGGCACAGATGTTGAGCTAGTACGTCCCAAAGCGCAACAATTGGCCTCGCGGTTTCTATCGGAAACGGAACGGGCCGATGCCGGCGACGATGTAGTAAAGCACAGTCTCTATTGGAGTGCCAAGGAAACCCTGTACAAACTGCATAGCCGCCGCGCTCTGGTGTTTAAGGAGCATATTCAGCTCAACCCGTTTAGGCTGCGGGAGGCCGGTGTTTTGACGGGGCACCTGCTCACAGAAAACTCCCGCAGCCAACACCAGATTCACTACCAGCGCCTATCTTCTTCGTATGTACTCACATACACCCTCGATGCCTCTCCCCTTTCCTAA
- a CDS encoding DivIVA domain-containing protein: MKITALDIRQKTFEKSFRGVDKDEVQAFLLQLSQQWERMGDENRELRMKLDHATQDVQKMREVESSLYRTLKTAEDTGNSITEQAQRDAELRIREAQLKAEQLLADARQKARSVVDEAYKQAEKTVADMQAEVSALGQEHQRLEGVLESLVRDLQHLATDALEKVEKSRNRPKSSTSAILSRAASVKVNRPDSSSESATTMFVNTSATSSAAAVGSPAARPAMVSGGNDATNAARPATAQPGSYNPKPGQQPDPGAPAQTPGPDIKPNPAPHENPGISDPSRIYQPEPARVPDPTGPRVEPTAPDIRPVSPDHPEITQPSPTRHSATQTEKSFFDEI; this comes from the coding sequence ATGAAAATTACCGCTCTCGATATCCGGCAGAAGACCTTTGAAAAATCCTTTCGGGGGGTAGACAAAGATGAAGTTCAAGCATTCCTGCTCCAGCTCTCCCAGCAGTGGGAGCGAATGGGCGATGAAAACCGGGAGCTGCGCATGAAGCTGGACCACGCCACCCAGGACGTGCAGAAAATGCGCGAAGTGGAATCGTCCCTGTACCGCACTCTGAAAACTGCCGAGGATACCGGCAACAGCATCACGGAGCAAGCCCAGCGCGACGCCGAGCTGCGCATTCGCGAAGCCCAACTGAAGGCCGAGCAACTGCTGGCCGATGCCCGTCAGAAGGCCCGCTCCGTGGTAGATGAAGCCTACAAGCAAGCCGAAAAAACCGTTGCCGACATGCAGGCTGAGGTAAGTGCCCTGGGCCAGGAGCACCAGCGGCTGGAAGGCGTACTGGAAAGCCTGGTGCGCGACCTGCAGCACCTGGCCACCGATGCCCTGGAGAAAGTTGAGAAAAGCCGCAACCGGCCAAAATCCTCCACTTCTGCCATCCTTTCGCGGGCAGCCAGCGTAAAGGTGAATCGACCCGATTCATCCTCCGAAAGCGCTACTACTATGTTCGTGAATACATCAGCTACCTCATCAGCGGCGGCCGTAGGCAGCCCGGCAGCCCGCCCGGCCATGGTCAGTGGCGGTAACGATGCTACCAATGCGGCCCGCCCCGCTACGGCGCAGCCCGGCAGCTATAACCCCAAGCCCGGCCAGCAACCCGACCCCGGTGCTCCGGCCCAAACCCCCGGCCCCGATATCAAGCCAAACCCGGCTCCGCACGAAAACCCGGGCATCAGCGACCCTTCCCGCATTTACCAGCCCGAGCCCGCCCGGGTTCCGGACCCCACCGGCCCCCGCGTAGAGCCCACCGCCCCTGATATCCGCCCGGTTTCGCCCGATCATCCGGAAATCACCCAGCCTTCCCCTACGCGGCACTCCGCCACGCAAACGGAGAAGTCTTTCTTCGACGAAATCTAA